One stretch of Castor canadensis chromosome 14, mCasCan1.hap1v2, whole genome shotgun sequence DNA includes these proteins:
- the LOC109676459 gene encoding putative gustatory receptor clone PTE01, with translation MYLITILGNILVFLAVMLDTHLHTPMYFLSNLSLTDSCFISTTVLNIIVDIQTHSRAISYVGCLTQMSVFVIFICMDDMLLSVMAYDRFVAICHPLHYSVIMSPQLCVFLLLISLLFSLLVTQLHNLIALQLTCFNDVEISNFFCHPSQILNLACSVIFTRNIVTYFVGAIFVFFPLSGILFSYYKIISSIMKILSSGGRYKAFFTCGSHLSIVCLFCRTGIGTYLGSSVSHSPRRVWWPQ, from the coding sequence ATGTATCTGATCACCATCCTGGGAAACATTCTCGTCTTCCTGGCTGTTATGTTGGATACCCACctccacactcccatgtacttcCTCTCCAACTTGTCCTTGACTGATAGCTGTTTCATCTCCACCACAGTCCTAAACATTATTGTGGACATCCAAACTCACAGTAGAGCCATCTCCTATGTGGGATGCCTAACACAGATgtctgtttttgtcatttttatatgtatGGATGACATGCTTCTTTCTGTGATGGCTTACGACAGGTTTGTAGCCATCTGTCACCCCCTGCATTACTCAGTCATCATGAGTCCACAACTCTGTGTTTTCTTACTCTTGATATCATTATTGTTTAGCCTTTTGGTCACCCAACTGCACAATTTAATTGCCTTACAACTTACCTGCTTCAATGATGTTGAAATATCCAACTTTTTCTGTCACCCTTCCCAAATTCTTAATCTTGCCTGTTCTGTTATCTTCACCAGAAACATAGTAACATATTTTGTTGGTGccatatttgtttttttccccttgtcaGGGATCCTTTTCtcttactataaaattatttcctccATTATGAAAATCTTATCATCAGGTGGGAGGTATAAAGCCTTTTTTACCTGTGGGTCTCACCTAtcaattgtttgcttgttttgtagaACAGGTATTGGAACTTATCTTGGTTCGTCTGTATCACATTCTCCCAGGAGGGTATGGTGGCCTCAGTGA